One stretch of Tepiditoga spiralis DNA includes these proteins:
- the atpF gene encoding F0F1 ATP synthase subunit B: MLSFNMTSIVNLIGFTAFMITLYYMLYKPYFEMTDKRRAEIEKNLNEAEKLRIDAQEKKKLSEEELLKVREQRESLIKNAEMEAKKIVESAKEIAEKEKGNIIKKAEMEANEIKEKAMKEMQSKVVSLSIAISGMILKEQLDKQANQKMVQRAIDLFEKRGENL, encoded by the coding sequence ATGCTTAGTTTTAACATGACTTCAATAGTTAATCTAATTGGTTTTACTGCATTTATGATTACTCTATACTACATGCTTTATAAACCATATTTTGAGATGACTGATAAAAGACGTGCAGAAATAGAAAAAAACTTAAATGAAGCAGAAAAGCTTCGTATTGATGCACAAGAAAAGAAAAAGTTATCGGAAGAAGAACTTTTAAAAGTTCGTGAACAAAGAGAATCTTTGATTAAAAATGCTGAAATGGAAGCAAAAAAAATTGTTGAATCAGCAAAAGAAATAGCTGAAAAAGAAAAAGGAAACATAATAAAAAAAGCTGAAATGGAAGCAAATGAAATTAAAGAAAAAGCAATGAAGGAAATGCAATCAAAGGTTGTAAGTTTATCAATAGCAATTTCTGGAATGATTTTAAAGGAACAATTAGATAAACAAGCTAATCAAAAGATGGTACAAAGAGCTATTGACTTATTTGAAAAAAGAGGAGAAAACTTATGA
- a CDS encoding F0F1 ATP synthase subunit C, translating to MDLLKTLADNAGTLGIGLYFLGKFIGAGLAMGIGAIGPGVGEGNVGAHAMDSIARQPEMAGTITSRMLLAMAVTESTGLYSLVIAFIILFAM from the coding sequence ATGGATTTATTAAAAACTCTTGCGGATAATGCAGGTACATTAGGTATTGGTCTCTACTTTCTCGGTAAATTTATAGGTGCAGGGCTTGCAATGGGTATAGGAGCTATTGGTCCTGGTGTCGGTGAAGGTAATGTTGGTGCACATGCAATGGATTCTATTGCTAGACAACCAGAAATGGCTGGTACAATAACTTCAAGAATGTTACTTGCTATGGCTGTTACAGAATCAACAGGTCTTTATTCTTTAGTTATTGCTTTTATTATCCTTTTTGCAATGTAA
- the atpB gene encoding F0F1 ATP synthase subunit A yields the protein MSNEKDNKLKKIIISFFSLYVVLGIVNVIMSKEGLKEMLDGVGQRWIYKFGDGFWGQINPMTLIISAAIMIIVVLFFSTVKFERIPGRKQSIVELVLDYFWELVEDTIPDKRFRRATFVIATTLFFYILVSNLLGGMPGISVVPKSSGLSLELFTDTWYTPTSDLNVNVTYAVMVLIISHIFAIRSKGIKNWLKMFIDPTPLMLPMNLIGEIAKPVSHSLRLFGNIMGGGILVLILSSMLKYFVLPVFLWGFFGWFVGLIQAFVFSLLAIAYIGALLE from the coding sequence ATGTCAAACGAAAAAGACAATAAATTAAAAAAAATAATTATTTCGTTTTTTTCGCTTTACGTTGTCCTCGGTATTGTAAACGTCATCATGTCAAAAGAAGGATTAAAAGAGATGTTAGATGGCGTTGGTCAAAGGTGGATTTATAAGTTTGGTGATGGTTTTTGGGGACAAATAAACCCTATGACTTTAATCATTTCAGCTGCAATTATGATTATAGTTGTATTGTTTTTTTCAACAGTCAAATTTGAGAGAATTCCAGGAAGAAAACAATCAATAGTAGAGTTAGTATTGGATTACTTCTGGGAACTTGTTGAAGATACTATTCCAGATAAAAGATTTAGAAGAGCAACATTTGTAATTGCCACAACTTTATTCTTTTATATTTTAGTATCGAATTTATTGGGCGGTATGCCTGGGATAAGTGTTGTACCAAAATCTTCTGGATTATCTTTAGAACTTTTTACAGATACATGGTATACTCCAACATCTGATTTGAATGTTAATGTAACTTATGCTGTAATGGTACTCATCATTAGCCATATTTTTGCAATAAGATCTAAAGGAATTAAGAATTGGTTGAAGATGTTTATAGATCCAACACCATTAATGTTGCCTATGAACTTGATTGGTGAAATTGCTAAACCTGTTTCTCATTCATTGAGGCTTTTTGGAAATATAATGGGTGGTGGAATATTAGTTTTAATATTGAGTTCAATGTTAAAATATTTTGTACTACCAGTATTTTTATGGGGCTTTTTTGGCTGGTTTGTTGGATTAATTCAGGCTTTTGTTTTTTCACTTCTTGCAATTGCCTATATAGGTGCTTTACTTGAGTAA